From Arcticibacter tournemirensis, one genomic window encodes:
- a CDS encoding zinc-dependent alcohol dehydrogenase gives MNYRGPRRIRVSQKPHPELLHPNDAIVRVTRSCICGSDLHLYHGLVPDTRVGTTFGHEFIGVVEEIGPTVQNIKVGDNVLVPFNIACGTCAFCKQELYGNCHESNPEATAVGGIFGYSHTAGGYDGGQAEYVRVPYADVGPTVIPADMDPDDAVLLTDVAPTGYQAAEMGGIKKGDTVVVFGAGPVGIMAAKCSWLFGAARVIIIDHIEYRLEFARKYAQCEAYNFRSLEDPVVFLKRTTGWFGADVCIDAVGADAAGSALQTITGKKLMLQAGAATALHWAINSVKKGGIVSIVGVYGPTGNLIPIGNVVNKGITIRANQASVKRLLPRLIEHVKSGVLNPKGIITHRVPLEEVAEAYHIFSSKLDNCIKPILIPPSARV, from the coding sequence ATGAATTACCGTGGACCGCGCAGGATCCGCGTATCCCAAAAACCTCATCCCGAACTGCTCCATCCGAATGACGCAATTGTGCGCGTTACTCGTTCCTGTATCTGTGGGTCGGATTTACATCTTTATCACGGCCTGGTGCCTGATACGCGGGTGGGAACCACTTTCGGCCATGAATTTATTGGCGTCGTTGAGGAGATTGGCCCGACTGTCCAAAACATTAAAGTCGGCGACAACGTCCTGGTGCCCTTTAACATTGCCTGCGGAACGTGCGCTTTCTGCAAGCAGGAGCTTTATGGAAATTGTCATGAGTCAAATCCCGAAGCCACTGCTGTGGGAGGGATATTCGGGTATTCACACACTGCCGGAGGTTATGACGGAGGACAGGCGGAATACGTACGTGTACCCTATGCTGATGTTGGTCCAACGGTTATTCCAGCTGATATGGATCCGGATGATGCCGTACTGTTAACGGACGTGGCTCCGACGGGATACCAGGCCGCAGAAATGGGTGGTATAAAAAAAGGCGACACCGTGGTTGTTTTTGGCGCAGGTCCTGTTGGTATCATGGCGGCTAAATGTTCGTGGTTATTCGGAGCTGCACGTGTCATCATAATAGATCATATAGAATATCGTCTGGAGTTCGCCCGAAAGTATGCACAGTGCGAAGCCTATAACTTCAGATCCCTGGAAGATCCGGTGGTATTCTTAAAACGAACAACCGGCTGGTTCGGCGCCGATGTCTGCATAGATGCCGTTGGTGCCGATGCCGCGGGAAGCGCACTGCAAACCATTACAGGCAAAAAGCTCATGCTTCAGGCGGGCGCCGCTACGGCTCTTCACTGGGCAATAAATTCAGTAAAAAAAGGGGGCATAGTGTCAATTGTTGGAGTATATGGCCCTACAGGCAATCTTATTCCCATTGGGAACGTGGTTAACAAAGGAATCACTATCCGGGCCAATCAGGCATCTGTTAAACGACTCCTTCCGAGGCTGATAGAGCATGTTAAGTCAGGAGTGTTGAACCCGAAGGGTATCATCACCCATAGAGTTCCCCTGGAAGAAGTAGCAGAAGCCTACCATATCTTCTCTTCAAAGCTCGACAACTGTATCAAGCCAATTCTTATCCCGCCATCGGCAAGAGTATAA
- a CDS encoding glutathione peroxidase — MKTAALIILALFAFPLKTVYDFKITAIDGGTVDLAKFKGKKILIVNTASKCGFTPQYAELEKLSQQYKDKLVIIGFPANNFGGQEPGTNSLIQEFCQQNYGVSFLMAEKVSVKGDDMDELFKYLTTAGNPDFTGEIKWNFEKFLIDENGKLIHRFRSAVKPLSPEITKYL, encoded by the coding sequence ATGAAAACAGCAGCACTTATTATTTTGGCACTTTTTGCCTTTCCTCTAAAGACGGTATATGATTTCAAGATCACAGCTATTGATGGTGGCACGGTAGACCTTGCAAAATTCAAAGGAAAAAAGATCCTTATTGTAAATACTGCTTCAAAATGCGGTTTTACGCCACAGTACGCAGAGCTTGAAAAACTATCGCAGCAGTATAAAGACAAACTCGTTATCATCGGCTTTCCGGCAAATAATTTTGGCGGCCAGGAACCGGGAACAAATTCACTGATCCAGGAGTTCTGTCAGCAGAACTATGGTGTAAGCTTCCTGATGGCTGAGAAGGTGAGCGTAAAAGGCGACGATATGGATGAGTTGTTTAAGTATTTAACAACTGCAGGCAATCCTGATTTTACGGGCGAGATCAAGTGGAATTTCGAGAAATTCCTTATCGACGAGAACGGAAAACTAATCCACCGTTTCCGGTCTGCTGTAAAACCGCTGTCACCAGAAATCACTAAGTATTTGTAG